From the Drechmeria coniospora strain ARSEF 6962 chromosome 02, whole genome shotgun sequence genome, the window TTTTATAATTGATTGTAGTTGAATTGCACGAAAAAATGCGGTTGTAATGTAGGAAGTTGATTTGCTTGAAGGAGCTAAATGGGGTGCCCGCCTTAGGGTGTGCCCGTCTTGGGGGAGGCTGACTTACTTTTTGCTTTTTTTAAGGCTTAAGTCGATAGACTTGATATTCCAATTGAGCGATTTTTGCCTGGGCCTCTGCAAGGTTGGTGTTATGTGCATCAAGGCCCCAGCCAATCTTCCAAAATAGCCGCCTAGCAGCCCGATCAACTTGGCCGGGCGCGTATACCTTCGCATTAAGGATTTTGATGCAACAGAGAAAAGGGGGGTCCGCCCTGActagggctacaacgaatcaaggaTCGTAAGATGGGTCAGGATAAATctattggtgttcttcttcttgatgttgttgccaaCCACAAGGTGTCCTCTGGgcctgcttaaataggcgCAGATGTGGACACCGCTACGTATCTAACTACCCGGATtttaaccccgttacaggcctattgacgcgtcggcgcgacagaTTTGAATGTTGTGCGATCGTTGGGGTGTTCGTAAGGTATCGTAGTTATCTTCAAGTTGTTTTCTGAGGGCCTCGTCTTCCGGAATAGCGGCAGGCTCGTCTTCCAAGACAAGGCGGCTTATTAATAGCTTCGCCATATTAATAGGCCATAGTCTAGATCCTTTCCAGCCCCCCTTAATAGTCCGTTCCGTAAGACCTGCTACCCGGGCCTTACTATAGCATTCTAGAAAGGTAGCCTTACCGATTGGCGTTGTATCTTGGCTGCCGGCTAGGAATGCGATGCCTTTAATTGCCCGGCAGTAGGCTGCCTTGATAGGTGAAAAACATAATACGTCGAGGGGCTGGAGGACGTATAAGGCGTGTGCTGGTAAGAAAAGAAGGAAGATGCCATTTTCGAAGCATTCGTACATAAAATCATCGGTCGTATGACTTCCGTACCCATTAACAATATGGAGCTATTTATTAGTCTGCGATACCTTTGTCTCGGGTATAAAGGCCTCTTTTAGCCACTTTAACGCAATATCATTATTAGTCCAGCCCTTATCCGTTGCTGCAAAGTGCCATTGATCGTATAGGGCCAATTCCTCAGGAAACCACTGGTGTTGAAGGTCCTTACCCTTAAAGAGGACCAGCGGCATCAAGGCCTGGCCCGAGGCAGAGACGCACTCCACAATTGTAGTCCAACAACGCGATCCAAGTCGCTTTTTCAGTTGCATCTTCTTCTCCGAGCTCCCTAGGACTAGGCCATtgctgccgaggccctcTAGGATCCCCGTTTCGTCCATATTCCATCGGTGTTGGGGTAAGATAGCCTGTCGGGCCGGCAGCCTTAGCAATTGGAACCAGGACTTGATTCGAGAGGTAGAGGCCCCATTCAAACGGGCGCATTCGATAGACTTACCTCGTACCGTACTGACTTCCGGGTTACGGTGCAAGAAGCCTTCAATCCAGTTCTTGCCGAGGTTGAAAGTCACCTCCAGCAACGAGGATACGGCCGGCAAAGACCTTTAGTTGCTGATATAAGGGTGGCAGCCCTAACGCGCCCTGGGCAAAGACCCAATCGCGTAGGTGCTTTTCTTGGTCCTTTGAAAGCCGCTGCGATATCTCCTTTGCATCTTTTATTGGAAGGCGGCCGCGTAATCGATGTTGGAGCGTTGCGCGCGGAATTCCATACTGTCGCGCAGCTTGTTGTTGCGATAGCCCGTTTCGGATAGCATAGAGAGCTATCTGGACCGTTTCTTCGGGATAGCTAGGTAGCTTAGGCATCAAGGAAGCCGTATGTAGCTTTTTTAATTAATTGCAGTTAAAATGCACGAGAAATCGCGGTTGGAATGCATTAGGTTGATGTGCATGAAGGTGCTAAATGGGCTGCCCCACCTTGGGGGGTGCCCACCTTGGGGGGGTCTGACTTAATTATTAGCTCATGCAAGTTGGAACGACATAGTGACGTCACGGCTGACCACAGGCTCCGACTGATTATCTCCATCGGCTATTTATAGACAGGCTAGACAAAAGGATTCTCTGATTGCATTCTCATCAAGGTTCAGCGTATTCCCAATGAACATATATTTGGACACGCTTCCATCAAAGGATCAGTTGCAATGTTTCTCGCAAGAAAGTTGGTTCCGGCACATTTCCAGCTCGTGGTGAGAATGGGTCATAATGTCGGACGCGGATGTTCTCTATCAACAGGCGCCCGCCTCAGTCACAAAGAGTCCTCCAGTCGTATGTACCTTATCCATCCCATCGCACTCCAAACATTGATCGTGAGAAAATTTTGCTAACGAGATATCGTATTCGGCCCCACAGAGACGGAGGACTTCGACAAGCACAAGCGAGACTCGCTTGCCAAGCATAAGCGCGGCTATGGCCACTGGAAACCGGAGCTGGCAACTGACAGTGAAGAGGCCGTCAAGGCGGACCGCAATGTGGCCGCGGATATGCACGTGTTGCAGAAAAGGACTAAGAGGGCAGCAGAGGGGACGAGCAAGACAGGGACGAGCCAGCGGGATGGAATGTGAAGACAACTAGCAACGGTAAATTATGACGAAAACGACAATTGGCTTAGAGACGGAACACCATGCTCAACACAAAATCGGGACCAAGATGCAAAGAAGGCAGAGGTCCAGTCGAACTCTCTCATTGGCTGCGCTTGCCCTCGTTCGCACCTTGATGCACGATTATCACGCGCGCGGGAGAGAAACCGCATCGCCGCGGACAAATGCCGGTCGCGGAGGCGGTGCGAGGAGGATGAGCTCAAGTCCAAGCACGAGCACCTGAAAACGGAGCTTCGACGACTCTCGGTGACCTTGTCTGAATTGATGGGGGAAACTTATGTGTTGAACATTTTGATCGAGCATGGTGACTGTGACTGCCAACCGATCCGAGGCTATCTCACCATGTTGACGTCGAGATAGGTAGAGCGCGGACCGGAGccatctgctgctgctgccagcTAGTAATATCTGGGTTTATACGTGTGCAGCATGATAAAATTCTTTGAAGGCGCCGTTCAATAATCGCGACCGAGTTTTGGTTAACTGCGTTGGTACGGTCCGCCCAGAACCTCGCTTCGGCTGTACGACGCCTCGGTAGTGTATCGCTAACCTGGAGCGTCATCGTCCACGCCCTTCTCTGGATCGGCCATAGCTGGTGCCAGCCATGGGTGAAGTTTGACATCCACCAAGAGGATTCGCTTATCAGGGTTTCGTGTAAGCATATTCTGTAGTAAGTCAACTAAGTGGTCATCAACATCTTCATACTCGACGATGTTTTGGTCGCGGTACTGGGTTGTCGTGGTCTTGTTAGGACTCGTGGAAGGACGGACTGGCcgtagtcgtcgtcgcggtaTGTAGACGTCTTCAGTTGCAATTCTCTTGAACAACTGAAATTCGTCCTCAGCAATGAAAGGCAAACGTGCAAACACTAGACAGTAGAGCGTAACCCCAAGGGACTAAACATCGATTTGTGCGGATACTTGAGGATACGTATACTCTGGGTCAGGACTGCAGAGTTCTGGCGCTATGAAGCCAGGTGTACCGATTGTCTTGAAGAGCTCGTGCTCATCGTCAAAGCGTTTTCCGTCGCATTCGACTTTTTCACGAAGAATCTCATCGCAACTTGGTCGTCCCATGAAAGAAACGCCAAAATCGCATACTTTGATGCGACGGTCTTCGCCCCACAGGAGGTTTCCTGGCTTGATGTCTCTGTGGATTATACCGTGACTGTGTAGGCATTCGAGACCTGGCACAGCGTCTCTTAGGATAAACCGGGCTTGGTCGAAGGTGATGCATGGGACGTAGTCATACTGTTCTGCAATGATGTCGCGAGCTCGAGTAGCGTAATGTAATGGAGTGCTGTGCGATGTGGTAGAGCCAGCTACAGTGGCAGGTTCATGTGAGAGGCCTTGCTTGCAGTCAAGTTGGCCTGCATTTGTGTTGTGGTCAAATTCCGAAGCGACATAGCAACAGTCGTCCATTGCCTGGAGCCTGGAAGTGCCTGCCCATGAAGCGAAGTAACCGCTTATAGCTGAACTCGACAGCCCTAGGGTAGTTCGTGGCAACGTATGCCTTGTAGCATTGAACTGATTCACCCTGCCTTTCTCATCGGCTGTAGCGGTAGTGTGCAAATTCGGCACAATGTATCCACTGCGAAAAATGGACATTCTCAACTTATCGGCCGCATGTCGTTTTGCTACCTCTCTGTTCGTCTCACCCTGGATTCTCTTTTGTTCGTTCTGGCAGACGTGATGAGCGCCTTTTTCGCGCCACGATATGTCTCCGAACTTGGCGTACTCGAGCACCAGGTACACTTTGCTCTGCTCCGGGTCGTCCATAATTTCAAGCAGTGCAACAACGTTGGCGTGGCGAAAATTTCTCAGTATGATTGCCTCCTTAAGAGATGACAAGGTGCTCTGTGCGAGACGTCGTTTGGAGTGGCGTGAAATGATCTTGATTGCCACTTTTTCTCCCCTCTCAGTATCAAGGGCGAGCTTAACTTTGTTGTGAGCTCCACGGCTTAGTTCCCCGATGATCTGATACTGATTGATGGTCTTGCGGCCAGTGGGCCTATCATGGCCAATGGAAACCTTCTGCGATCTATGAAACGACAGTTAGTCACAGCAGGTCGATAGGCGTTGAatcgacggcaccgtgcAACGTATCGCAAAGCAAGTTCCGGGTACGCACTCGCGAGTCAAGAATCTGTGGAGCAGATGCGAATTGCCAAAATCTGGAGCATTTGGATTGCTCCTTGCAGCCGGGGTTGAAGCACCATCCCGGTATCTTTTCTCAATATCTTGCCTTGATTAGAGAGATAATTACTCAGGTCCTGTAGGGAATCGCTCACTTTCCGGGGGAACTAGTCCGACAGGCTCCGTCGCGCTGACTTGCTTCTCGCGGGTGGAACTAAAACATTAGTATATGATACTTTGTATGCACTGGCGACTTACCAGGGAGGAGACACCGGGACAATCCTTGTGACCGCCATTTTTGGTCTCAGCATATAGCTATAAATTGCGTTAGCCATGTCATTACTCTCATGCTGGCTGTGACGTTCTTAAATCCTCGGTGAGCTCGCCGATAACGAGTCGTGGTGCAGGCGACTTTATATGAATCGCGATTTGCCACTTATCCACCGGGATGTCGATCGTTGATCGTTGTGAACCGTGGTTTATGGGTACAGTGGGCACCAATTATTTAGCCTTCGTTCAAATTTGACAAGACTCGCAggagcgaggcgaggacaGTCACTACGACGAATGGTAGAACACACACTGACGTCACCGGCGTCTTGGTTCTCGCAGCCCAAAAGACCCCCAGTCCGTCAAGTGTGGGGGAACAACAGCTGCCACAATAACCCCTGCTTGCATTCTGCTTGCTGTAGCCATTTCTATTGGTTCAGGTGCTAATGGCCTCTGCTGTCGAGCGAAGGTGTCTGTTTATCATGGTTTCCCGGCACTTGGATCGTGCAAGTCCGTAAGCGACCGGGCTGGCCGATGGACTGGACCTGCCGCACAGCTTCGGCGAAGGCATTAGTCACGGCTTTGATTCAAGATCCTGAAGCTGCCCAAAGGGTTGTGGCACTTCATCAGGATCTGTCCGAAACCCTACCCAGTCAAAGTCGACCATGTCAACCGCATGACAGTCCTGGACGAGATGGGCGATGTCCGAGGTGGAGCGGCCGAAGCGTTCGGCAAGGAAAACGATGCCCAGATTGCGAAGATAACGTGGCTCAGCAACAGGGACGTTCCGAAGGCATATGGTTCCATGGTCGTGTACTTCACCAAAAAAGGCTCAGATGCGAAGAGGCTAATAGCGGAGGGCTTTTTCTATGCCGGAGGAGAATCTGGATATGCTGGGATCTTCgaacgccggcctcgcccagACCGGTGTTACAACTGTCAACACGTTGGCCATAAAGCCTTCCAGTGCAGCAAGATCCAGGCTTGTGGCAAATGCGCTAAAGAAGGCCACCATCACAGCTCCTGCAACGAGACCATCTTCAAGTGCGTGCTTTGTGGAGGCCCTCATGAGTCGTTTAGCAGAAACTGCAAGAAGCTGTACCCTTCTCTGCATGAGTAGCACACTTCGAATAATCCAACTTAATGTCCGAAAACGCGGCGAAGTACACGATAACTTGATGAACGACAAATATATTCAGAATGCAGCGGTTCTGGCCATACAGGAACCACAAGCGCGAATGATTAAGGGCCGTCTTTTGACAACACCGATGGGGCATCATAAGTAACGCTGAGACCCTGGTAGGAATGAAACTATTCACTGGCAAAGGCAGGCTTCTGGAGACATTGCGCGGGAAGGGCTCTGATTTTTTTTGAGCACCGAACATAACGCTGTGCCGTTCAGTGCGTTCACCATCCGGCTGATGTGGGTGGTGACCCGCGCTGCCCATGGCGActgcaccagcaccagcactgTTGTTAAAGCTACCGTCTTTATAAAATGGAAAGGCTTGCCATCGTGTGCATGCCTCTTGAGCGACTTAAAGCATCGTAGACATCTCATAATACAGAAGTACTAAGCATTTACAGCACAGCCCCTCCAATATGTGTCAGTCTCGACACCGCGAGTGCCGTAATTGATCTCCTCCAAGAGGTCGCCACCATCACCGCAAGACGGTTTCCTTTTAGCGCGCACGCACCGCCATGCCCGCGTGAGGTGCAGTGGATACGACCGCCCGAGAAAGCAACAGGTATAACGCCCGCTAGCTCTTCAGGAAACTACCTGGGAAAGGTTCATTTGTGGgccaggccgacgatggctcgAAGCCGGAATTGTCTGCCTAAACTTTCCAGTTCAGTCTCTGCCGTTCTGTTGCGCGACCGTGGGCGGCGTGCTGCTTTCCATCGATGCAGCCTGCGCAAGTGGGCCTCACTGAGCAAAGAAGCTTTGTGGACGTCGGTGGCTGCTACTGCAGAGGCCATGTTGTGGGGCTTTCCGTAGCCAATTGTCCGTTTGACAACtttgacgacgccgtcggaggCGCCGCTCGCCACGCTGTGTCGTCCAGTTTCTCACACGAAGAAAACTGACGTCGGGCTTGATGCAGATGCAAGTCCAGAATGGCCTCTGAGAATAGGACGGACCTGATGTCCACTTGCTCTCCAGAAGGCACTGTGCGACCGGAATCGTTGGTGCCCCACGTTGGCAACAGCCAGAAGCGCACTCGCCTTTGTGGTCGACACATGAGCAGTTCGTCCACTTGGACTCGAGACAGCGCCCCTTGTGCTGTCACGTCATCCGATTCTTGATGCCCAGTGAGGTCTGTGTAGAGCAAGAAGAGGATCAGGGACGCGGGGGATCCTTATGGGAGCCCACAAGACAGTAGTTCAGTCGCCGTAGCTGCCTCCTGGAACCTCACACTTGCTGAGTGTTCTTCCATAAAAGAGCCAACCCAGTTAATGAGGTGGCCTGGCCATCCTTGGTCCCTCATACTGCAGAGCATCCTATTCTTTTGGGCGATTCTGCCGAAAAAGTTGCCCGGAATCTGGGTAGGCTGACTTAAGGTACAACCAGACGTCTGCTGGATCTGTCGGGAGCATATAACCTTAAGTTTCTAACCTTTTACACACAAATCGCAGAACAATTCTAGCATCCTCAAGCTGTCAGGAACGTGAGCTCACCATAACCCTCTCGTATTTTTCACACTCTGGGCGTCTATTACGTTCTGTATCTGTATAATCACCTGGCCCCTGGTCTCGTTCTACGTCCCATTCACGTTCTGCTCCTCAGTCACGTTCTGCGCCCTGCTCACGTTCTGCGCCTTAGTCACGTTCTGCGCCCCGCTTACGTTCTGCGCCTCAGTCTCGTTCTGCGCCGCGATCACGTTCTGCGCTGCGGTCACGTTCTGCGCCTCGGACACGTTCTGCGCCTCAGTCACGTTCTGCGCCCTAGTCACTCTCCGCACCCTACTCACATTCTGCACCCTGCTCACATTCTGTGGCCTCTCTGCAACCTTTCACGCATTGCGCCTCACATCTCAGTCTCGATGATCACTGATACTATTGAATTAGATCATCGCCGTGATTCGCCGTAAGCCGTCATACTGGATTTGGTTCACTGCCCTTGCGGTAACAGCTACAAACCGAATAGCTACCGGAAACATCGACAGCGGCTGCACTTTCGTTGTTACGGAAACATCTTCTTCGGGGTTATATGGCAAGATCACGTTAAAGAGACTGGCCACTCCGGTGCACTTTTTCCTCTATACGAGCGGCGGATAGCTTCCTCCTCCACAGTTGCTTGCGAACTTGGATGAAAATTGGCAATTAAGCGCCGAAACGTGTCCAAACATCACAACGCGAAACATTTTCGATGCGAAACATGCAACGAAGTTTTTCTGAGTGCCGGAGAGTTCAGCATGAATATCAAACCACACATGCATCATTTAACGAAGTGGCCGCTGCAGCCCTTGGACGGCAAACCGAGGAAAGGGTACAAGCGGACGCTAAGCTCTACGCCAACAATTCCTTGCAGTCATGCATCGATCGAAATGCGTGCCCAATTCAAGGGCAAGGTACAGCTTCTACTGCAAGAGCTACAAACAATAGATCTTGGAGTGTCTCGCAATACAAGGTGGTACCAAAACATGGAATTGCTTCAGAGAATGCTCCCATTTAATCAGGATATACCTTTTGCTCGGATTGAAGCGCTTCCTCCTATGCACGACGATAAAATTTCGCATGACGACGTGGATGTTTGGTTTTGGCAAGAAAGCGAACTACCTCACTACCGATTCGACGAAATTACCCTCCGAAAGCCCACCGTTATTAGGCTTAAATGCCCCCTGAATTCTGATAGCGGACCAAAGCAATTATTGGAGGCATTACGCGATCATGTTGGGAAGCACGAGTTGGACATTCAAGATTTCGGCACTACAAATGAGTCCCCAATCAAatggctgccgacgaggttATTAATCGAATTAAATACGGAAACAGCCTCAGCGACCGACGACTACCAATTAACCTGCTCAGCCTAAAGTTCTTTGGACAGGCACCGGACGCTCCATCAATCTTCAACAACCCTCGGTATTGCTTGATCCAGGCGATCAATTCTCGTCTAGAGGTGAAGCCAACTCTGAGAAATATGGCCGAAATGCGAAGCTATTTGGCCGAGGCCCCCAAAGCTAGCCTACTATTCTCGCTCTTTGCGCAACGAGGATGCTTTACAGGGTTTCACGTGGATAGTCCTGATGGGACTTGGGTTCGCAATCTATGTGATCTGAAAGTTTGGATCTTCCCGTCAAGAGAAGATCTTGCTGATATGACGGAATTTGAGGCTCAAGGCGACGAATGGATTCCCAAATCTGTTCGAGCTATTGTGCTCAAAACAGGAGACACTCTTATTATGCCCTCCGGCGAGAAAATACCTCATGCTGTTCTTACTGTGGAAGATTCCTACATGGTTGGCGGCATGTTTATGGACAAGCTTCGTATTTCGGATTCGATTGAGAAGCTTCTCTGGATCGCGACGCATCCGGTGGTTACCAACGATAGGATACCGCCGCACGCCGCGGCTAATACCCGGATGGAGATACCTTCGGGAAATATTCCTCCAGAATATCCCTTCTAGCCACGATTGCGCTAAAGTCGATCAGCTGTCGGAGAGCCTACGACAGGCCTTGAGCTGCTCATGTAAAGGGCCTTGTGGAAAGACATGCGTTAACTGCAAATGCAGGCGATCAGCTTCGCAGGATGAGAATGCACAAGCTGGTGCCATAAACCCCGTCGATGAGGCTCGTGGGTCTTTTCGAGGACCAGAGATCCTGTCGTAGTGAATCACTACCTTTGAATAAACTGGCATTGAGACATTGCGCTCTTTTGTATGTTAATGGTAAACGACATGGTAGTTTGAGGACATTGAAACACTTCCACAACATTATGAGAGCTGATACTCGGTGTCCCACCAGTAGCACGGATGCATGGCTGACGACGGAACGATGGCCCCGCAGTGTGTAGCCGATCCAGGTGCCTCTCCCAGCAAGAACTCGCACATATCACGCAAATCCAACGCCTCGCAGACGGCTCAGCTCAAGGGCCTCATTCCGAATACCGTCGATACAGCCACAGCCTCAGCATTGCTCAGCGAGCTCTCTCGACCCTACGCCGACGCTGGAGAATCAGGCTACATCTATGTGTTCTGGCTCACTCCCGCATCTAGGCAAACGACTCctcccgtcgacgccgctcgctcgctcctaacaccgccatcgccctcgcgCGGCTGCGCCCGCAGTGGGCAGCCCAGCGACGTGGAGTCCCAATTCGCAGACCCGAGCGGCAGCCGCACTCCCACCATTCTCCTCAAGATTGGACGCGCAGCCAACGTCCAGCGCCGCATGAACCAGTGACAGCACCTGTAtgttgtatgtatatagtggccaatagtagactaggatcacgtgatcgtgtggggcacgatcacagagaggataaaagtggccgctcaggggcagcctcttttccctcctttcgtaccaaattgaatccattagaagagatctcttgttaccagtttcccccagaaccgaaccaacagcACCAGTGCGGCTACGACATCGAGCTGCTGCGCTACTACGCCTATCTGCCGGGCGCAAGCAACGCCTCCGCAACGGGGCAGGTTCCGCGCATGACGCCTCACTGCCGCCGCGTCGAGCGCCTGATACATCTGGAGCTGGCGGGCATGGGCCACCGCGCCAATCTGGGCACCTGTGAGACGTGTGCACGGGACCATCGTGAGTGGTTCGAGgtggagacgacgaggaatgGTATCCGCAGAGTCTACGACGTGATTCGGAGATGGGTAGAGTGGGATGAGGCGACGGCTTGAACGAGGTACGACTACTCTTTCACGGCAGACTTCGGGTCAGAATACTCTTCACGGAAAAGGATTGTTGGGACCAATAATTCGTAGTCCGACACACTATGCGGTTTACATCCTTTGAAGTAAGATGACTCGGCCAAGAGACTGACTGCATGACTACAACATCTCATTTCAGCAGCACGCTGCACAAGCTGCCACTGTACCTCTCGTTCCATTTGGCTCGCCCAACGTAGCGGAGAGCAAGACCGCTTGGTATCGATTACATCTAATGAGCGACGTGTTGCTAAGTTATCGTCTCACACCGGTACCGTGGATAGCCCTGGCCCCTACAACTTCGACCCTAGCAGTAAACCATGTAATGCAAACGGGCTTGAGCTGAGTCAGTGACATCTTCATCAACCACTACTTCTCTGCGAACGTCTATTTCCTTCGACATCCCTCTGTCCTTGGACACGATCATTCCGCGGCTGCTTCGACCACCAAGTGATGGCGTCTTCGTACTGCTCCAACTGTGGGAGCGCAATCTGTGTCCATCAACCAAGATCAAGGTCAGGGGGTGTTTCCGCTTTGCGTTGCTTCCAGTAGTTGCCGCTGAGAATACCATCATCGGTATACCGTCCAACGTGGGGGGTCCAATCATAATTGATGTCGATatctcggcggccgagtatGTCAATATCCTCTTCCTCCAGCGGCCGGTCAGGTAACATGCGGGCGAGTTCATGCCAGTCCTCCTCTGCGATGGGCTCTTCGTGAAGCTCAAGCTCAAATTCATCGTCCTCTGCCCTCAATTCATTTGTGTCTGGCTCCCCATAATGATCATCCGCAAGTGTGGCGTGGCGCTCTCCGCAGCACTTGTACGCAGCCGCGAAGGAATCGAACCGCCGCCCGCCCACAATGAGCAACTCTTCTGGAGAGTGATGTGGATGAGCCATCATCATTTTAACGCGGCAGAAGTCGTTAAACTGTGGGGAAGCCTCCATGGACTTTTTATCGAGGGAAGTAAGCTAGGACCCTTCCTTTCGCGTTAGCAGCGAGTCTCCTCCACGTCTTGAGATTGTACGATTGCAGGTACTCGAGGTAAGTTACATCTCTATGCTGGTCATTTCTCTCCAAGTATTTCCTGTAGCTGCCGATAGTCTCATTGACATCTTCGTCGACGCGGTACGAACGCGCATGTTGCTCCAACGGACGGCAGTCCACGGAGACGACCATCCGCGTGCCTTCCTGCAGAGGGATATTAAGCAGAAGGTGGGAAATCTCCTGCGCTGAGTAATCTCGCTCGGCAATCAGCTTATTCATTAGGCGAGAGGAGAAGGATAATAAGGACTGGAAGTGCGCTGTATGCGGCAAGACCTGATCTGCAAGCTTGCAGTGAGGCTCAGTCTTCTTCTCAGATTTGCTGCAATACTTCGCAGCGTACGTAATAACCGCCTGTAAGCTGGTGCAAGGATATATGTCGATATTGGCTAGCCAGCCTAGGATAATGGCAGGATTGAAGTGGTTCATGAGGTTGTCATTCCGGGCCGCCTCGAAGACGTAGTACGACTTGCCTTCCTTCCTGATGACTGCGGCCAGCTCCCGCAAGGCACGAGGGAAGTCAAAACGACACTCCCTCTCTGGATTGGCCGCATTGGCAGCCTCGATATCTGCAGCAGCCCCTTCCATATCTCTTGCAAGGTCGCCAGTTCTCTTTCTCATGCGCAAGCAGTATGTGGTATTGCACTTGTGGCGCTGGCAGCGGTTGACAATTTGTGAAAGCCGCAGGAATGTCATTTCTATGCTCAGGGGATCTACACTGAGGGTATTACCCTCGCCCTGAGGCATAGCCGTACTCGGCTCAGGGTTAATGGCAGTGATGTGGAATCCCCACGCGCGCGCAAATAAGTCACGAGCGGCTTCATCCTCCATGTCGGCTCTCGGGCAATGTATCCAGTACAGACCATGGCGGGTATTGAGAGAATGTCTATTGTCATCTTTGACAGCCGAGGAAAGCGCTCCTGCTGTTCATCCCGGAGCCACCAGGCAAGGGGGGAGCAGTCAATTTGGATGGTGACTGGGCGGTGTTGGTTTCGTACTCGTCAACGTCGGGCTCTGTGCCTATAACAT encodes:
- a CDS encoding ATP-dependent DNA helicase PIF1, translating into MEDEAARDLFARAWGFHITAINPEPSTAMPQGEGNTLSVDPLSIEMTFLRLSQIVNRCQRHKCNTTYCLRMRKRTGDLARDMEGAAADIEAANAANPERECRFDFPRALRELAAVIRKEGKSYYVFEAARNDNLMNHFNPAIILGWLANIDIYPCTSLQAVITYAAKYCSKSEKKTEPHCKLADQVLPHTAHFQSLLSFSSRLMNKLIAERDYSAQEISHLLLNIPLQEGTRMVVSVDCRPLEQHARSYRVDEDVNETIGSYRKYLERNDQHRDVTYLEYLQSYNLKTWRRLAANAKGRFNDFCRVKMMMAHPHHSPEELLIVGGRRFDSFAAAYKCCGERHATLADDHYGEPDTNELRAEDDEFELELHEEPIAEEDWHELARMLPDRPLEEEDIDILGRRDIDINYDWTPHVGRYTDDGILSGNYWKQRKAETPPDLDLG